The following coding sequences lie in one Glycine max cultivar Williams 82 chromosome 19, Glycine_max_v4.0, whole genome shotgun sequence genomic window:
- the LOC100797789 gene encoding transcription factor UNE12 has protein sequence MANNPSDAPADDFLEQILGLPNFASADSGLSAADVGLAGAATQAPMMLQLNSADANAHLAGAAFHAPVYQLGLSLDQGKGGFMKPEEASASGKRFRDDVVDNRAKNVFHGQPMPTTMPAAPHPPAIRPRVRARRGQATDPHSIAERLRRERIAERIRALQELVPSVNKTDRAAMLDEIVDYVKFLRLQVKVLSMSRLGGAGAVAPLVTDIPLSSVEEEGGEGARNRPAWDKWSNDGTERQVAKLMEENVGAAMQFLQSKALCIMPISLASAIYQSQPPDTSSIVKPETNPPS, from the exons ATGGCAAATAACCCTTCCGACGCTCCCGCCGATGACTTCCTTGAACAAATCCTCGGCCTCCCGAACTTCGCTTCCGCCGACTCCGGCCTTTCCGCTGCCGATGTCGGCCTCGCCGGTGCGGCCACTCAGGCTCCGATGATGCTGCAACTCAACTCCGCCGACGCCAACGCTCACCTCGCCGGCGCCGCCTTCCACGCGCCCGTGTATCAGCTAGGGCTGAGCTTGGACCAGGGCAAAGGTGGGTTCATGAAGCCCGAGGAAGCCTCCGCTAGCGGAAAGCGCTTTCGCGACGACGTCGTTGATAATAGAGCTAAGAAT GTTTTTCATGGGCAACCCATGCCTACTACTATGCCTGCTGCTCCACATCCTCCAGCAATACGTCCTAGGGTGCGGGCCAGAAGAGGACAGGCTACAGATCCACACAGCATAGCTGAACGA TTACGCAGAGAAAGAATAGCAGAAAGAATCAGGGCATTGCAAGAACTGGTTCCAAGTGTCAACAAG ACAGATAGAGCTGCCATGTTAGATGAAATTGTGGATTATGTCAAGTTCTTAAGGCTTCAAGTGAAG GTTTTGAGCATGAGTAGACTGGGTGGAGCCGGTGCAGTGGCACCACTGGTAACTGACATCCCATTATCATCAGTCGAG GAAGAAGGTGGTGAAGGTGCGCGAAACCGGCCAGCATGGGACAAGTGGTCAAATGATGGCACAGAAAGACAGGTAGCTAAGCTTATGGAAGAAAACGTTGGGGCTGCCATGCAGTTTCTTCAATCAAAGGCTCTCTGCATCATGCCAATCTCACTGGCATCGGCAATATACCAGTCACAACCACCGGACACTTCTAGCATAGTCAAGCCTGAAACTAATCCTCCTTCATAG